The nucleotide sequence ACCAGAACGCACACGACGGAGGTATTCTGAACTCCTTCGCGGATGAGGCGTTTGAGTGCGTCATCACCATTCAGACGACGACTCTCCCAAAGGCTGTAGTCGTTGAACCCCTCGATCGAACGGCCAGTGTCGGACGATGTCTGCTTAAACTCGCCGGACTTCCGAACGTTATTCACTTGCATGACGTCAGCATAGTGGAAAGAGAAGAAGACGTTCCGCTTCTTCGATTGTCCGTACGTCATCCTGCTCATTTACGGCCTTGTCGATGGAAGGAGTTCTACGATTTCAACTT is from Bradyrhizobium xenonodulans and encodes:
- a CDS encoding TIR domain-containing protein; this encodes MSRMTYGQSKKRNVFFSFHYADVMQVNNVRKSGEFKQTSSDTGRSIEGFNDYSLWESRRLNGDDALKRLIREGVQNTSVVCVLVGSKT